A genomic segment from Stappia indica encodes:
- a CDS encoding TetR/AcrR family transcriptional regulator, with the protein MSDLLDMEEAAARDGTNSPATRETRRRIVEKASELFHLYGYQKTTVADIARELGMSPANVYRFFASKAELTKAVTVLVTSGLRAAMEHDIEGCCGGSSEKLRKMVRQHFHHVRDHYTDNRKIHDLLEAAMDEAWDEIEIHKAEMRESFAHLIQEGIEKGEFPPQDVDTSALLFQHSLVMFFHPALVAQTCRCLPEGHQDLMFEPMVDFALAALRDGRFRNVPAEVLHPAAAC; encoded by the coding sequence ATGAGTGACTTGCTGGATATGGAAGAGGCAGCCGCCCGGGACGGGACGAACAGTCCCGCGACCCGCGAGACGCGCAGGCGCATCGTCGAGAAGGCCAGCGAGCTGTTCCATCTCTACGGCTACCAGAAGACGACCGTGGCCGACATCGCCCGCGAGCTCGGCATGTCACCGGCCAACGTCTACCGCTTCTTCGCCTCCAAGGCCGAGCTGACCAAGGCGGTCACCGTGCTGGTGACCAGCGGCCTTCGCGCCGCCATGGAGCACGATATCGAGGGCTGCTGCGGCGGCAGCAGCGAGAAGCTGCGCAAGATGGTTCGCCAGCACTTCCACCATGTCCGCGACCACTACACGGACAACAGGAAGATCCACGACCTGCTGGAAGCGGCCATGGACGAGGCGTGGGACGAAATAGAGATCCACAAGGCCGAGATGCGGGAAAGCTTCGCGCACCTGATCCAGGAAGGCATCGAGAAGGGCGAGTTTCCCCCGCAGGACGTCGACACCTCGGCCCTGCTGTTCCAGCACTCGCTGGTGATGTTCTTCCATCCGGCGCTGGTGGCGCAAACCTGCCGCTGCCTGCCCGAGGGGCATCAGGACCTGATGTTCGAACCGATGGTGGATTTTGCGCTCGCAGCGCTCCGGGACGGGCGTTTCCGCAACGTGCCGGCCGAAGTCCTTCATCCCGCGGCAGCGTGCTGA